The following are from one region of the Simiduia agarivorans SA1 = DSM 21679 genome:
- a CDS encoding VacB/RNase II family 3'-5' exoribonuclease, translated as MLDASALQQLSQLKKDIRANKDIAQGTVRGTQSRYGFVHLDDGRDAFLAPDKMDRVFPGDRVQVNVIDVSDGAGTKFEAEFEKLLESPLSYFVGQYVVRGQGHFVAPDVPGFSRWIFVPPKARKNAKAGDWVACRITQHPYRKEGKAQAQILDVFGAEQDAGIEARYMLAKFELQANANPALDAAVNALSASLPEKLNEPGRQDLTDLDFVTIDADTTRDMDDALHIESTSEGYLLRVAIAQPGALLGPQDPLTRHAQSLANTLYFPGTQQLMLPGPLSHDVFSLVQDQVRPVLVVSLQCDKDGKVTGSDFSLARMRSRAKLSYQQVAALLDGKPHTIAEGLASMVNVLGEWSRKANAQRSRDALIMEDRADYDFVLNEQQKIQQVVQLERTSAHQVVEEAMLATNVAAGQLFAEHKLPALYSSHAGPREDRLDTIAQMLAPYPELAALNVTELEGYVSLIRNLSAAGQEHLLSNLRRQLQPGKLSLSPAPHLGLGFRHYATITSPIRRFNDLYNQMVIAHWLGLGEAPSLDESELETLQDVIGRGRQAVRQAESWMLCQFLGSQIGSEFDGKISMVNSAGFGVRLSDNSAEGFVLVRTKTCKPDFDPIALTLTLPEQGVTYHLDKPVRVKLEAIESDSRRLTLSLVESGEA; from the coding sequence ATGCTCGACGCCTCCGCCCTGCAACAGCTTTCCCAGCTCAAAAAAGATATCCGTGCCAACAAAGACATCGCGCAGGGTACCGTGCGTGGCACCCAATCGCGCTACGGTTTTGTTCATCTGGATGACGGTCGGGATGCCTTTCTGGCGCCGGATAAGATGGACCGGGTGTTTCCGGGCGATCGGGTTCAGGTCAACGTCATCGACGTCAGCGACGGCGCCGGCACCAAATTTGAGGCTGAATTTGAGAAGCTGTTGGAATCCCCCCTGTCCTACTTTGTCGGGCAGTACGTGGTGCGCGGCCAGGGCCATTTTGTCGCCCCCGACGTGCCCGGTTTCAGCCGCTGGATTTTTGTGCCTCCCAAAGCCCGCAAAAACGCCAAAGCCGGTGACTGGGTAGCTTGCCGGATTACCCAACACCCCTACCGCAAAGAAGGCAAAGCACAGGCCCAGATCCTGGATGTTTTCGGCGCCGAACAGGACGCAGGCATTGAAGCCCGCTACATGCTGGCGAAATTTGAACTGCAAGCCAACGCCAACCCGGCATTGGATGCAGCCGTCAACGCGCTCAGTGCGTCACTACCGGAAAAACTCAACGAACCGGGCCGCCAGGACCTCACTGACCTGGATTTCGTTACCATTGACGCCGACACCACGCGCGATATGGATGACGCACTGCACATCGAGTCAACGTCCGAGGGCTACCTGCTGCGCGTGGCCATTGCTCAGCCTGGCGCATTGTTAGGACCTCAGGATCCACTGACACGCCATGCCCAGTCGCTGGCCAACACACTGTACTTCCCTGGCACACAGCAATTGATGCTGCCAGGGCCCTTGTCCCACGACGTGTTTTCGTTAGTTCAGGATCAGGTACGGCCGGTGCTGGTAGTAAGCCTCCAGTGCGATAAGGACGGCAAGGTCACCGGCAGCGACTTCAGCCTCGCGCGCATGCGCTCGCGCGCCAAGCTGAGCTACCAGCAAGTCGCCGCTCTGCTCGACGGTAAGCCGCATACCATTGCCGAGGGACTCGCCTCCATGGTTAACGTGCTGGGAGAATGGTCGCGCAAGGCCAACGCGCAACGCAGCCGCGATGCACTGATCATGGAAGACCGTGCGGATTACGATTTCGTGCTTAACGAACAACAAAAAATCCAACAGGTAGTGCAGTTGGAGCGCACATCCGCTCATCAGGTGGTCGAGGAAGCAATGCTGGCGACCAACGTCGCGGCCGGGCAGCTGTTTGCCGAACACAAGTTACCCGCACTCTATTCCTCTCACGCAGGGCCGCGTGAAGACCGGCTGGACACTATCGCGCAAATGCTGGCGCCCTATCCGGAACTTGCAGCGCTTAACGTCACCGAACTGGAAGGCTACGTGAGCCTGATACGCAACCTGAGTGCAGCGGGCCAGGAACACCTGCTGTCCAATCTGCGTCGCCAGTTGCAGCCCGGCAAATTGAGTTTGTCACCTGCCCCGCATCTGGGACTTGGCTTCCGGCATTACGCCACAATTACGTCCCCGATCCGTCGCTTCAACGACCTCTACAATCAGATGGTCATCGCACACTGGCTGGGTCTGGGCGAAGCGCCCAGCCTCGACGAAAGCGAACTGGAAACCTTACAGGATGTAATCGGCCGGGGTCGTCAGGCCGTGCGTCAGGCAGAAAGCTGGATGCTGTGCCAGTTTCTTGGCAGCCAGATTGGCAGCGAATTCGACGGCAAAATCAGTATGGTCAACAGTGCTGGCTTTGGCGTGCGCCTGAGTGATAACAGCGCAGAGGGGTTTGTGCTGGTGCGCACCAAAACCTGCAAACCCGATTTTGATCCGATTGCACTGACGCTGACGTTGCCCGAACAAGGCGTCACCTACCATCTGGACAAACCGGTCAGGGTAAAACTGGAAGCGATTGAGTCGGATTCAAGGCGCCTGACATTATCGCTTGTGGAGAGCGGCGAAGCCTGA
- a CDS encoding crotonase/enoyl-CoA hydratase family protein, with protein sequence MSLNEQLAGMKSLAYHQEGQVAHLQFNRPEALNTFNRDFWSEWPAALRTIGASGEIRALVVSSTGKHFTAGMDLEVFAGLNGPEFQLEASRRAEMIRRWVLELQSAFNLLESLRIPVLAAVQGGCIGGGIDLICAADCRYATEDAFFTIKEIDLAITADLGTLQRLPTLMPQGVVRELAFTGRKFSAQEAARYGFVNQTFADQASMMNAVMALAHQMASHSPLAINGIKEMLNYARDHSVDEGLRYAATWQGGMFHATEVLEAMTAAMEKRAPAYADLQPNQPILTKNQ encoded by the coding sequence GTGAGCCTCAATGAGCAGTTAGCGGGCATGAAGTCGCTTGCCTACCACCAGGAGGGGCAGGTTGCCCATTTACAGTTCAACCGGCCTGAAGCATTGAATACGTTCAATCGGGACTTCTGGTCTGAATGGCCTGCCGCGTTACGTACCATTGGCGCAAGCGGGGAAATCCGCGCGTTGGTGGTGTCATCCACGGGCAAGCATTTCACCGCCGGCATGGACCTGGAGGTGTTTGCCGGGCTCAATGGCCCCGAATTTCAGCTCGAAGCCTCGCGCCGGGCGGAAATGATCCGGCGCTGGGTGTTGGAATTGCAATCGGCCTTTAACCTACTCGAAAGCCTGCGAATTCCTGTGTTGGCTGCAGTGCAGGGTGGTTGTATCGGTGGTGGCATCGACCTGATTTGCGCCGCCGATTGCCGCTACGCCACCGAGGATGCGTTTTTTACCATTAAAGAAATTGATCTGGCCATCACTGCCGATCTGGGCACCTTGCAACGATTGCCGACACTCATGCCGCAAGGGGTGGTAAGAGAGTTGGCGTTTACCGGACGCAAATTTTCTGCGCAGGAGGCCGCCCGCTATGGTTTTGTGAACCAGACTTTTGCAGATCAGGCCAGCATGATGAACGCCGTGATGGCGCTGGCACACCAAATGGCATCACATTCACCACTGGCGATCAATGGCATCAAAGAAATGCTCAACTACGCCCGCGACCACAGCGTGGATGAAGGCCTGCGCTATGCCGCCACCTGGCAGGGCGGAATGTTCCATGCCACCGAGGTGCTGGAGGCCATGACGGCGGCCATGGAAAAGCGGGCACCGGCCTACGCGGATCTGCAGCCGAACCAACCCATTCTGACAAAAAACCAATAA
- a CDS encoding TetR/AcrR family transcriptional regulator — protein MSKAHTPAATRSYHHGDLRQSLMLEASALLDSEGIAGLSLRKLADRVGVSRTALYHHFTDKNALLCAIAAGGFNLLEELMAPLAQDAGLAPGQRYSRFARRYIDFAIAHPARYSLMFGHTLWHQGLANEDLKQVAFESFKRHREAVARWQSAGILPSGLDSLRLTQVTWGTLHGLAQLVLDGVYADATHLDEICDTVGQLFCG, from the coding sequence ATGAGTAAAGCACACACACCCGCAGCAACCCGTAGCTATCACCACGGCGATCTGCGCCAAAGCCTGATGCTGGAGGCCTCCGCGCTGCTGGACAGCGAGGGCATTGCCGGCCTGAGCCTGCGCAAACTCGCCGACCGGGTGGGCGTTTCCCGGACCGCGCTTTACCACCATTTCACCGATAAAAACGCCCTTCTATGCGCCATTGCGGCCGGCGGCTTCAACCTGCTAGAGGAACTGATGGCCCCCCTGGCACAGGATGCGGGGCTGGCGCCGGGACAACGCTACAGCCGCTTCGCCCGCCGCTACATCGACTTCGCCATCGCCCACCCGGCCCGCTACAGTCTCATGTTCGGGCACACGCTCTGGCATCAGGGGCTGGCCAACGAGGACCTGAAGCAAGTGGCCTTTGAAAGCTTCAAACGCCATCGGGAGGCCGTAGCCCGCTGGCAGAGTGCCGGTATTCTGCCCTCTGGGCTGGATTCGCTCCGGCTAACCCAAGTCACCTGGGGCACCTTGCACGGACTGGCCCAGCTGGTGCTCGACGGTGTTTATGCCGATGCCACCCATCTGGATGAGATCTGTGACACCGTGGGCCAGCTGTTCTGTGGTTGA
- a CDS encoding D-2-hydroxyglutarate dehydrogenase YdiJ: MIPAISATSPVQSHYLAFIEALKAEGFAGELSPDYANRTVLSTDNSIYQVLPQGVIYPRHRDDLLLITALAAKPRFRDIVLSPRGGGTGTNGQSLTDGLVVDTSRHMNRILEINVQERWVRVECGVVKDQLNEALKPHGLFFAPELSTSNRATIGGMINTDASGQGSCEYGKTRDHVLALQSVWLDGSLWGSEPLTDEELSAVCERQDRIGEAHRVLREIAKHHGSAIKEKFPPLNRCLTGYDLAHIYSQDGRLDLNSILCGAEGTLAFITEAKLNLLPIPKFTALVNVLYRDFDAALRDATELMKAAPTSIETVDSRVFALAKNDIVWHSVADFFPPVDESVAGINLVEYTAETEQALEQKLAPLIEQLNQVKGQTGKNCDFAVVRGQSNVNKIWGMRKKAVGLLGNVNGEARPMPFVEDTCVPPEHLADFIAEFRTLLDSRSLQYGMFGHVDAGVLHVRPILDMKDPAQITAIREITDAVVALVQKYNGLLWGEHGKGLRSEYAPAFFGDLYPQLQRIKGVFDPHNQLNPGKIATPSNDHALTPLDAAPTRGDEDRKIPVQVWEGYSEGMFCNGNGACFNWNPNDAMCPSWKVTRERTQSPKGRASLIREWLKQMTERGIDPVKEAQADSGFLRSLPARIRNTLKNDYDFSHEVMDSMAGCLACKSCVGQCPIKVDVPEFRSKFLELYHGRYLRPLKDYFIGGLEFMVPTLAKVSWLYNGMMRMAPVRYLLKRVAGMVDSPLLTGVRLEQALSDAGILWATPENIAQLSADQRARAVAVVQDAFVSYFETHVLMDNLALLKQLGFTPLLVPYRPNGKPLHVHGFRKTFTQVAKENAQLLNQLTEQKIPLIGIEPSMTLAYRAEYKKVLGDLAPDVQLIQEWLAKAPWEYKAHQPLTYKLLAHCTEKTNAAASIKDWQTVFARAGHQLTVVDTGCCGMAGTYGHETRNRDNSEKLFDMSWRKQLGEDGQHCLATGYSCRSQTKRLAGHQLQHPIQALLTGN, translated from the coding sequence ATGATTCCTGCTATCAGCGCCACGTCTCCCGTCCAGTCCCATTACCTCGCATTTATTGAGGCTCTCAAGGCGGAGGGTTTTGCCGGCGAATTGAGCCCGGACTATGCCAACCGGACGGTGCTGTCGACCGACAACTCCATCTATCAGGTTCTGCCTCAGGGGGTGATTTACCCCCGTCACCGGGACGACTTGCTGCTGATCACGGCGCTGGCGGCCAAACCCCGCTTCCGGGACATCGTATTAAGCCCCCGTGGCGGTGGCACCGGCACCAATGGCCAGTCCCTGACCGATGGTCTGGTTGTGGATACCTCCCGCCACATGAACCGGATTCTGGAAATCAATGTGCAGGAGCGCTGGGTACGGGTCGAGTGCGGGGTGGTAAAAGACCAGCTCAATGAAGCCCTGAAACCGCACGGGCTGTTTTTTGCGCCCGAACTGTCCACCTCCAACCGCGCCACCATCGGCGGCATGATCAACACCGATGCGTCAGGCCAGGGCTCTTGCGAATACGGCAAAACCCGCGATCACGTACTGGCCCTGCAGAGTGTCTGGCTGGACGGCAGCCTGTGGGGATCAGAACCCCTGACTGACGAAGAATTGTCGGCTGTGTGTGAACGCCAGGACCGGATCGGTGAGGCCCATCGGGTGTTGCGGGAAATCGCCAAGCACCACGGGTCTGCCATTAAAGAAAAGTTTCCGCCGCTCAACCGCTGCCTGACCGGCTATGACCTCGCGCATATTTATTCCCAGGATGGCCGGCTGGATCTGAACAGTATCCTGTGCGGCGCAGAAGGTACCCTGGCGTTCATCACTGAAGCCAAACTCAACTTGCTCCCCATCCCCAAATTCACGGCGCTGGTCAACGTGCTTTACCGGGATTTCGATGCCGCATTGCGCGATGCCACCGAGCTGATGAAAGCCGCACCCACATCGATTGAGACGGTGGATTCCAGGGTGTTCGCCCTGGCCAAAAACGATATTGTCTGGCACTCGGTGGCCGACTTTTTTCCGCCGGTCGACGAGTCGGTGGCCGGCATCAATCTGGTGGAATACACCGCTGAAACCGAGCAGGCGCTGGAACAAAAGCTGGCGCCCCTGATCGAACAGCTCAATCAGGTGAAAGGCCAAACCGGTAAAAACTGCGACTTCGCCGTGGTGCGTGGCCAGAGCAATGTGAACAAAATCTGGGGCATGCGCAAAAAAGCCGTGGGCCTCTTGGGCAATGTCAATGGCGAAGCCAGGCCCATGCCGTTCGTGGAGGACACTTGCGTACCGCCCGAACACCTGGCGGATTTCATTGCAGAGTTCCGCACACTGCTGGACAGCCGCAGCCTGCAGTACGGGATGTTTGGTCACGTGGACGCCGGCGTTCTGCACGTGCGCCCTATTCTCGACATGAAAGATCCCGCGCAGATAACTGCGATACGGGAAATTACCGATGCGGTGGTGGCCCTGGTTCAGAAATACAACGGTTTATTGTGGGGTGAACACGGTAAAGGTTTACGCTCGGAATACGCACCGGCGTTTTTTGGCGACCTTTACCCGCAACTGCAACGCATTAAGGGGGTGTTCGATCCACACAATCAACTGAACCCCGGCAAAATTGCCACACCGTCCAATGACCATGCGCTTACGCCACTGGATGCAGCGCCAACCCGTGGCGATGAGGACCGCAAAATTCCGGTGCAGGTATGGGAAGGCTACAGCGAAGGCATGTTTTGTAACGGCAATGGCGCCTGCTTTAACTGGAACCCCAACGATGCCATGTGCCCCAGCTGGAAAGTCACCCGCGAACGCACCCAATCACCTAAAGGTCGTGCGTCCCTGATCCGTGAGTGGCTGAAACAAATGACCGAACGAGGTATCGATCCGGTTAAAGAAGCGCAGGCAGACTCGGGTTTCTTGCGCAGCCTACCGGCGCGCATCCGCAATACGCTCAAAAACGATTACGACTTTTCACACGAAGTCATGGACTCCATGGCCGGTTGCCTGGCGTGCAAATCCTGCGTAGGCCAATGCCCCATTAAAGTGGATGTACCCGAATTCCGCTCCAAGTTTCTGGAGTTGTACCATGGCCGCTACCTGCGACCGCTGAAAGATTATTTCATTGGCGGACTGGAATTCATGGTGCCCACCCTGGCGAAGGTAAGCTGGCTGTACAACGGCATGATGCGCATGGCGCCTGTCCGCTATTTGCTGAAACGGGTGGCCGGCATGGTGGATAGCCCACTGCTCACGGGTGTCAGGCTGGAACAGGCCCTGAGTGACGCAGGCATATTGTGGGCCACGCCGGAGAACATTGCTCAACTGTCTGCCGACCAGCGTGCCCGGGCCGTTGCCGTCGTACAGGACGCCTTTGTTTCCTACTTTGAAACACACGTTCTGATGGACAACCTGGCGCTGTTGAAACAACTGGGCTTTACGCCGCTGTTGGTTCCCTATCGCCCCAATGGCAAACCCCTGCACGTACACGGCTTCCGTAAAACCTTTACCCAAGTGGCCAAAGAAAACGCGCAGCTGTTAAACCAACTCACCGAGCAAAAAATCCCACTGATCGGCATCGAGCCCTCCATGACGCTGGCCTACCGGGCCGAATACAAGAAAGTGCTGGGTGACCTGGCGCCCGACGTTCAGCTGATACAGGAATGGCTCGCCAAAGCCCCCTGGGAATACAAAGCCCACCAACCACTCACGTATAAATTGCTCGCTCACTGCACGGAAAAAACCAATGCCGCTGCCAGTATCAAAGACTGGCAGACGGTGTTTGCTCGCGCAGGCCATCAGCTGACGGTGGTCGATACCGGGTGCTGTGGCATGGCGGGCACTTACGGGCATGAAACCCGCAACCGGGACAACTCGGAAAAATTGTTTGACATGAGCTGGCGCAAGCAACTGGGTGAAGACGGCCAACACTGTCTGGCCACCGGCTATTCCTGCAGGAGCCAGACCAAACGGCTGGCAGGACACCAATTACAGCACCCCATTCAGGCATTACTGACAGGCAATTGA
- a CDS encoding FAD-dependent oxidoreductase encodes MSHPTYPHLLEPLDLGFTQLKNRVLMGSMHTGLEEAPDGFERMAAYFAERARGGVGLMVTGGFAPNREGATADHAGSLETADDVAKHKIITDAVHEADGKICLQILHTGRYAFSEKLIAPSAIQAPINFFTPREVTEEDIHKQIDDFARCAKLAQDAGYDGVEVMGSEGYFINQFIVTHTNKRNDQWGGAYENRMRFAVEVVNAVRERVGPEFIIIYRLSMLDLVEQGSSYEEVVQLGQAIEKAGATIINTGIGWHEARIPTIATKVPRAAFTWVTAKVRKALSVPVITSNRINTPEVAEEVLARGDADMISMARPFLADPEFVKKAQENRADEINTCIGCNQACLDHVFSLKLSSCLVNPRACHETELLILPTEKPKKLAVIGAGPAGLAFATTAAKRGHKVTLFDKASEIGGQFNIAKRVPGKEEFYETLRYFGKQLALTGVELKLNTEVSRDQLNETDFDEIILATGIVPRTPSIEGVNHPKVLSYLDVFAGKPVGKKVAIIGAGGIGFDVAEFITHAGKSTSLDIPAFMAEWGVDMTMTARGGIAGVQPSAHPSDREVWLLQRKATKVGAGLGKTTGWIHRTGLKNKGVNMVPACEYVKIDDQGLHLQIDGEPQVLPVDNVILCAGQEPQRALVEGLNKTVHLIGGADVAAELDAKRAIDQGTRLAASL; translated from the coding sequence ATGAGCCATCCAACCTACCCGCATTTGTTAGAACCCCTTGATCTGGGATTCACCCAACTGAAAAACCGCGTATTGATGGGGTCCATGCACACGGGCCTGGAAGAAGCCCCCGACGGTTTTGAGCGCATGGCGGCTTATTTTGCCGAGCGTGCTCGGGGTGGTGTGGGTTTAATGGTGACGGGTGGTTTTGCACCCAACCGCGAAGGCGCGACTGCAGACCACGCCGGTAGTCTGGAAACCGCCGATGATGTGGCCAAGCACAAGATTATCACCGATGCCGTGCATGAGGCCGACGGTAAGATCTGTCTGCAGATCTTACACACGGGCCGCTATGCTTTTTCTGAGAAACTGATCGCCCCCTCGGCCATTCAGGCACCAATCAATTTCTTTACCCCGCGTGAAGTGACGGAAGAAGATATCCATAAACAAATCGATGATTTCGCGCGCTGTGCCAAGCTGGCGCAGGACGCGGGTTACGATGGCGTTGAGGTGATGGGCTCGGAAGGCTATTTCATCAACCAGTTTATTGTCACCCATACCAATAAGCGCAATGACCAATGGGGTGGCGCCTACGAAAACCGCATGCGCTTTGCGGTGGAAGTGGTTAACGCCGTGCGCGAGCGAGTTGGACCCGAGTTCATCATTATCTATCGTCTGTCCATGCTCGATCTGGTGGAGCAGGGCAGTAGTTATGAGGAAGTGGTTCAGCTTGGCCAGGCCATCGAAAAAGCGGGCGCCACGATTATCAATACCGGCATTGGCTGGCACGAGGCACGCATTCCCACGATCGCGACCAAGGTGCCGCGCGCGGCCTTCACCTGGGTCACGGCGAAAGTGCGCAAGGCGCTTAGCGTGCCAGTGATCACCTCTAACCGCATTAACACACCGGAAGTGGCTGAAGAGGTATTGGCCCGCGGTGATGCCGATATGATTTCCATGGCGCGTCCCTTTCTTGCCGACCCGGAGTTCGTCAAAAAAGCGCAGGAAAATCGGGCCGATGAAATCAATACCTGCATCGGGTGTAATCAGGCCTGCCTGGACCATGTTTTCAGCCTGAAATTAAGCAGCTGTCTGGTCAATCCGCGCGCCTGCCATGAAACTGAATTGCTGATTTTACCCACCGAAAAGCCGAAGAAGCTGGCGGTGATCGGTGCCGGCCCTGCGGGCTTGGCCTTTGCCACCACCGCGGCTAAGCGCGGACACAAGGTGACTTTGTTTGATAAGGCGTCCGAAATTGGCGGCCAGTTCAATATCGCTAAACGCGTGCCCGGCAAAGAAGAGTTCTATGAAACCCTGCGTTATTTTGGCAAACAATTGGCGTTGACAGGTGTGGAACTCAAACTGAATACGGAAGTCAGTCGGGATCAATTAAATGAGACCGACTTTGACGAAATTATTCTCGCGACCGGCATTGTCCCGCGCACGCCGTCGATAGAGGGCGTGAATCACCCGAAAGTGCTGAGCTATCTGGACGTGTTTGCGGGCAAGCCTGTGGGTAAAAAAGTGGCCATTATCGGCGCCGGTGGCATTGGTTTTGATGTGGCGGAATTCATCACCCATGCGGGCAAATCCACGTCATTGGATATCCCGGCCTTTATGGCCGAGTGGGGCGTTGACATGACCATGACCGCGCGCGGTGGGATTGCAGGCGTTCAGCCGTCGGCGCACCCGTCAGATCGCGAAGTCTGGTTATTGCAACGCAAAGCCACCAAAGTGGGCGCAGGATTGGGTAAAACCACGGGCTGGATTCATCGCACAGGCCTTAAAAACAAAGGCGTCAACATGGTGCCTGCTTGCGAATATGTGAAGATCGATGATCAGGGTTTGCACCTCCAGATCGACGGTGAACCACAGGTGTTGCCGGTGGATAATGTGATTCTGTGTGCCGGCCAAGAGCCCCAACGCGCACTGGTTGAAGGCTTGAACAAAACCGTTCATTTGATCGGTGGTGCCGATGTGGCCGCGGAACTGGATGCCAAGCGCGCGATTGATCAGGGCACACGGCTGGCGGCGTCACTTTAG
- a CDS encoding thiamine pyrophosphate-binding protein, which produces MKLSRLLQNELQRIGVGCLYGIPGDFILPLFEAIQSQNEIPLLYLGHEPSAVFAADAHARMMNKPSAVLLTYGAGALNGVNAVAQAYVEHVPLVVIAGFPARAEIERGLLIHHQAKAVDSQRDIYREITCAQVRLDDPETAGVALRQALDTCVEKSQPVLIEFPRDAVNFDVADLPVPVERQEHSTACQWIAESVWNRIRQAQRPVILAGVDMRRFDAVDALQAFSEKTQIPLLSTLMGRACLDSSGPTYGGIFLDKSDQQPARLLAQADLIVMAGVIKNDSNFAAQSDLFPANKVIDIQQGEPALDNTSFRAPLAQLFKALNALADRCFPLADLRPASLIQSPEDDEPLTSTGVVSELHSVLSQQSSVVPLISDVGDCLFASMQADPKFLLAPAFYASMGYAVPAAFGVQAATGLRPVVLVGDGAFQMTGMELGHCRRYGYSPIILLFNNQRWDMIQAFSPDLSCTALGGWDYSLLAQAMGGQGLVASSTVALRAALQQALGRNDCFTLIDARLCQQSRTARLDRFATGFLAANQKALAC; this is translated from the coding sequence ATGAAATTATCACGTTTATTGCAAAACGAACTGCAACGCATTGGAGTGGGTTGCCTCTACGGTATTCCCGGCGATTTTATTCTGCCGCTATTTGAAGCCATCCAAAGCCAAAACGAAATCCCCTTGCTATACCTCGGTCACGAACCTTCGGCGGTGTTCGCTGCGGATGCGCACGCGCGCATGATGAATAAGCCCAGCGCAGTGTTGCTTACCTATGGTGCAGGTGCGTTAAATGGTGTCAATGCCGTCGCACAGGCCTATGTGGAGCATGTGCCGCTGGTGGTGATTGCCGGCTTTCCTGCGCGCGCCGAAATTGAACGTGGGCTGTTGATTCACCATCAGGCCAAGGCCGTGGATTCCCAGCGGGATATTTATCGCGAAATAACCTGTGCTCAGGTCCGGCTGGATGACCCGGAAACGGCGGGTGTCGCGCTCAGGCAGGCATTGGATACCTGCGTTGAAAAATCCCAGCCGGTGCTGATCGAATTCCCGCGCGATGCGGTGAATTTTGACGTGGCAGATCTGCCCGTACCAGTTGAGCGGCAGGAACACAGCACGGCCTGTCAATGGATAGCAGAAAGCGTGTGGAATCGAATTCGCCAGGCGCAACGGCCGGTGATATTGGCGGGTGTCGATATGCGCCGGTTTGATGCGGTTGATGCCTTGCAGGCGTTTTCTGAAAAAACCCAGATTCCGCTGCTCAGTACCTTGATGGGGCGCGCTTGCCTGGATTCGTCCGGTCCCACTTATGGCGGCATTTTTCTGGATAAATCCGATCAGCAGCCCGCGCGACTACTGGCGCAGGCGGATCTGATTGTGATGGCCGGTGTGATCAAAAATGACAGCAATTTTGCTGCCCAAAGTGACCTGTTTCCCGCCAACAAGGTCATTGATATACAGCAAGGTGAACCCGCGCTTGATAACACGAGCTTTCGTGCACCCCTGGCACAATTATTCAAGGCTCTGAATGCGCTGGCGGATCGGTGCTTTCCTCTGGCAGATCTCAGGCCTGCTTCGCTGATACAGTCCCCGGAAGATGATGAGCCGCTCACTTCGACCGGTGTGGTCAGTGAACTGCATAGCGTTTTGTCCCAGCAATCTTCTGTGGTGCCACTCATTTCTGATGTGGGTGATTGTTTGTTTGCCTCAATGCAGGCCGACCCGAAATTTTTACTGGCGCCTGCCTTCTATGCCTCGATGGGCTATGCAGTCCCGGCGGCGTTCGGGGTGCAAGCGGCCACCGGCTTGCGACCAGTGGTACTGGTGGGTGATGGCGCCTTTCAAATGACCGGAATGGAGTTGGGCCATTGCCGGCGCTACGGTTACTCACCCATTATCCTGTTGTTCAATAATCAGCGTTGGGACATGATTCAGGCGTTTTCGCCTGACTTATCCTGTACCGCACTAGGAGGCTGGGATTATTCGCTGCTGGCGCAAGCAATGGGCGGGCAGGGACTGGTGGCGTCAAGTACTGTGGCATTACGCGCGGCGCTGCAGCAGGCGTTAGGCAGAAACGATTGTTTTACCCTGATCGATGCGCGCTTGTGCCAGCAAAGCCGCACGGCGCGCCTGGACCGCTTTGCCACTGGTTTTCTCGCGGCTAACCAAAAAGCATTGGCCTGTTGA